One Kallotenue papyrolyticum genomic window carries:
- the lon gene encoding endopeptidase La, with translation MSDDREGSVLLEERISVPNPAVCALPVLPLESTLVFPQVVVPVVVSQAQAQRALEAALAGERMVLAVAQRSVDRTVIAAGDLYPMGVQVRISRVVRLPDGSCNILAQGLWRAAIDAVLQEQPYLYARIQPLPDPPERSLVLEALRRTTLALFERVAALSRALPENAYVAALNVEAPGLLADLIASHLPLELAQRQQVLELTDVEQRLRHVAALLMREVEVLQLEQQLRAEVERAVGHLQREAFLREQLKAIQRELGQSDPWSQELAALQERIASAGMPPAIQSRAREELSRLEAMPPGAPEFVLARTYLDWLLALPWQQASDDQVDLQAAARVLERNHHGLTRVKERILEYLAVRKLNGPQRRAPILCFVGPPGVGKTSLGRSIAEALGRAFVRISLGGVHDEAEIRGHRRTYIGAMPGRILKVMREAGTVNPVLMLDEIDKLGRDVRGDPASALLEVLDPEQNHAFVDHYLDVPYDLSRVLFITTANVLDPVPDALVDRLEVIELAGYTEEEKLAIARRFLVPQQRLASGLQHTPLQFSEAALRTLIRRYTYEAGVRELERQIGAVCRKIARRVAEGRPYPRRIIPSLLPRLLGPDRYDYGLAEERDEVGVATGMVWTANGGDVLPVEVSVYDGKGNLTLTGQLGEIMQESAQAALSYTRANARRLGIDPRRFDKVDLHVHVPDSAVPKDGPSAGVTIACALISALTNTALRRTVAMTGEITLRGRVLPVGGIKEKVLGAYRAGITHVLLPKKNAHELDEVPRHVRRRLQITYIEHMDQVLRLAFVVNPLDTPFQTRRRARKRADTAQPQRAPEAAESAPRALLQAAERNDDA, from the coding sequence ATGAGCGATGACCGCGAAGGCTCGGTGCTGCTTGAGGAACGGATCAGCGTTCCCAATCCGGCGGTGTGCGCGTTGCCGGTGCTGCCACTGGAGAGCACGTTGGTGTTTCCGCAGGTCGTCGTGCCGGTCGTGGTCAGCCAGGCCCAGGCGCAGCGCGCGCTGGAGGCAGCCTTGGCGGGCGAGCGCATGGTCCTGGCGGTTGCGCAGCGCTCCGTGGATCGCACCGTCATCGCCGCCGGCGATCTCTACCCCATGGGCGTGCAGGTGCGTATCAGCCGGGTGGTGCGCCTGCCGGACGGTTCGTGCAACATCCTGGCGCAGGGCCTGTGGCGTGCGGCGATCGATGCTGTGTTGCAGGAACAGCCCTACCTCTACGCCCGCATCCAGCCGCTGCCCGATCCACCCGAGCGTTCGCTGGTGTTGGAGGCGCTGCGCCGCACGACGCTCGCGCTGTTCGAGCGTGTCGCCGCGCTGAGTCGCGCCCTGCCGGAAAACGCCTATGTGGCCGCGCTCAACGTCGAAGCGCCCGGCCTGCTGGCCGATCTGATCGCGTCGCACCTGCCGCTGGAGCTGGCGCAGCGCCAGCAGGTGCTGGAGCTGACTGATGTCGAGCAGCGTCTGCGGCATGTCGCCGCGCTGCTGATGCGCGAAGTCGAGGTGTTGCAACTGGAGCAGCAACTGCGCGCCGAGGTGGAGCGCGCCGTGGGACACCTCCAGCGCGAGGCCTTTCTGCGCGAGCAGTTGAAGGCGATTCAGCGCGAGTTGGGGCAGAGCGATCCCTGGAGCCAGGAGCTGGCCGCGCTCCAGGAGCGCATTGCCAGCGCGGGTATGCCGCCCGCGATCCAGAGCCGGGCGCGCGAGGAGCTCAGCCGCTTGGAGGCCATGCCGCCGGGCGCGCCCGAATTTGTGCTAGCGCGCACCTATCTTGACTGGCTGTTGGCCCTGCCCTGGCAGCAGGCCAGCGACGATCAGGTTGATCTGCAGGCGGCGGCGCGCGTGCTCGAGCGCAACCACCACGGCCTGACGCGCGTCAAGGAGCGCATCCTGGAGTATCTGGCCGTGCGCAAGCTCAACGGGCCGCAGCGGCGTGCACCGATCCTGTGCTTCGTCGGGCCGCCGGGGGTGGGCAAGACCTCGCTGGGGCGCTCCATTGCCGAGGCGCTGGGGCGCGCCTTTGTGCGCATCTCGCTGGGCGGCGTCCACGACGAAGCCGAGATCCGCGGCCACCGGCGTACCTACATTGGCGCCATGCCCGGACGCATCCTCAAAGTGATGCGCGAGGCCGGCACGGTCAATCCGGTGCTGATGCTCGACGAGATCGATAAGTTGGGCCGCGACGTGCGCGGTGATCCCGCCTCGGCGCTGCTGGAGGTGCTCGATCCGGAGCAGAATCATGCCTTTGTCGATCACTACCTGGACGTGCCCTACGACCTGTCGCGCGTGCTGTTCATCACCACCGCCAATGTGCTCGATCCGGTGCCCGATGCGCTGGTGGACCGCCTGGAGGTGATCGAGCTGGCGGGCTATACCGAAGAGGAGAAGCTGGCGATCGCGCGGCGCTTCCTGGTGCCGCAGCAGCGTCTGGCCAGCGGTCTCCAACACACGCCGCTGCAGTTCTCGGAGGCCGCGCTGCGTACGCTGATTCGCCGCTACACCTATGAAGCCGGCGTGCGCGAGTTGGAGCGGCAGATCGGCGCCGTGTGCCGCAAAATCGCCCGGCGCGTCGCCGAAGGCCGCCCGTACCCGCGCCGCATCATCCCCTCGCTGTTGCCCAGGCTGCTCGGTCCCGATCGCTACGACTATGGTCTGGCCGAAGAGCGCGACGAGGTCGGCGTGGCCACCGGCATGGTCTGGACCGCCAACGGCGGCGATGTGCTACCGGTCGAGGTCAGCGTGTACGACGGCAAGGGCAATCTGACGCTCACCGGTCAGTTGGGCGAGATTATGCAGGAATCGGCGCAAGCAGCGCTGAGCTATACCCGCGCCAATGCTCGGCGCCTGGGGATCGACCCGCGACGCTTCGATAAAGTAGATCTGCACGTCCACGTGCCCGACAGCGCCGTGCCCAAGGATGGTCCGTCGGCGGGCGTGACGATCGCCTGCGCGTTGATCTCGGCGCTTACCAACACGGCGCTGCGCCGCACGGTGGCGATGACCGGCGAGATCACGCTGCGCGGCCGAGTGCTGCCGGTCGGCGGCATCAAAGAAAAGGTGTTGGGCGCCTACCGCGCCGGCATTACCCACGTGCTGCTGCCCAAAAAGAACGCCCACGAGTTGGATGAGGTGCCGCGCCATGTGCGTCGCCGGCTGCAGATCACCTATATCGAGCATATGGATCAGGTGTTGCGCCTGGCCTTTGTGGTCAACCCGCTAGACACGCCCTTCCAAACCCGTCGGCGGGCGCGCAAGCGCGCCGATACGGCGCAGCCCCAGCGGGCCCCGGAAGCGGCCGAGTCGGCGCCGCGGGCGCTGCTGCAGGCCGCCGAGCGCAACGACGATGCCTAG
- a CDS encoding sensor histidine kinase yields MTTTAIIGALSLLCVALLLWGWRQRALLRAERAYWQRRRTSAPQRELPSLFLALAAVLEAGVLLLDRNRRIAFANRTFLELVNPAQPAITGQSVISVLRDYKVDTLIRTAIDQHEPQSTTIQPMLSTQTLRVTCAPLDDDDYAALVIVRDLTQLAQLERARREMVANVSHELRTPLASIKLLVETLQTAPPPPVAQRMLGQIDDELDAITQLVDELRELSQIESGRTVLTLQPADVRGVITRALERLRQQAERRQLCLSSELPEALPPALCDPERIGQVLLNLLSNAIKFTPEGGRITVRAALVEASQAAAHTRLARELRQARLERAVLVAVEDTGIGIPAGAVDRVFERFYKVDRARTRNSGGTGLGLAIARHLVERHGGRIWAESQEGLGSTFTFLLPLADTPRAWSPRREAPPDDTEQLRVS; encoded by the coding sequence ATGACCACCACGGCGATCATCGGCGCGCTGAGCCTGCTCTGTGTGGCGCTGCTGCTCTGGGGCTGGCGCCAGCGGGCGCTGTTGCGCGCCGAACGCGCCTACTGGCAACGGCGTCGCACCAGCGCGCCCCAACGCGAGCTGCCGTCCCTGTTTCTGGCGCTGGCCGCCGTGCTGGAAGCGGGCGTGCTGCTGCTGGATCGCAACCGACGCATCGCCTTCGCCAACCGCACCTTCCTCGAGCTGGTCAATCCGGCCCAGCCGGCCATCACAGGCCAGAGCGTGATCAGCGTGTTGCGCGACTACAAGGTCGATACGCTGATCAGGACCGCCATCGATCAGCACGAGCCGCAGAGCACCACGATCCAGCCAATGCTCTCCACGCAGACGCTGCGCGTGACCTGCGCCCCGCTCGATGATGACGACTACGCGGCGCTGGTGATCGTGCGTGATCTGACGCAACTGGCGCAGCTTGAGCGCGCCCGGCGCGAGATGGTGGCGAATGTCTCCCACGAGCTGCGCACGCCGCTGGCTTCGATCAAGTTGCTGGTCGAGACCCTGCAGACGGCGCCGCCCCCACCGGTTGCGCAACGTATGCTGGGCCAGATCGATGACGAACTGGATGCGATCACGCAGTTGGTAGATGAGCTGCGCGAGCTGTCGCAGATCGAGTCGGGCCGCACCGTGCTCACGCTCCAACCCGCCGACGTCCGCGGCGTGATCACGCGCGCCCTGGAGCGGCTGCGTCAGCAGGCCGAGCGCCGTCAGTTGTGCCTGAGCAGCGAGCTGCCGGAAGCGCTGCCGCCGGCGCTGTGCGACCCGGAACGCATCGGCCAGGTGTTGCTCAACCTACTGAGCAACGCCATCAAGTTCACGCCCGAGGGCGGGCGCATCACCGTACGCGCCGCGCTGGTGGAGGCCAGCCAGGCTGCCGCCCATACGCGCCTGGCACGCGAGCTGCGCCAGGCGCGCCTGGAACGGGCCGTGCTGGTGGCGGTCGAGGATACCGGCATCGGCATTCCTGCCGGCGCAGTCGATCGCGTCTTCGAACGCTTCTACAAGGTTGACCGCGCGCGCACGCGCAACAGCGGCGGCACAGGGCTGGGCCTGGCGATCGCACGCCACCTGGTCGAGCGCCACGGCGGACGCATCTGGGCCGAGTCGCAGGAAGGCCTGGGCAGCACCTTCACCTTCCTGCTGCCGCTGGCCGACACGCCACGCGCCTGGTCACCGCGGCGGGAAGCACCGCCCGATGACACGGAACAGCTCAGGGTATCGTGA
- the murA gene encoding UDP-N-acetylglucosamine 1-carboxyvinyltransferase, whose amino-acid sequence MEHFVIEGGYPLRGTITPVGNKNAALPLLAVALLTDEPLILHNVPDIGDVRTKLELIRRLGVEATPLGASSWKLQARAVGDRQPDEELSRRIRTAPLLAGPLLARRGYVTIPRPGGDRIGRRRLDTHFQALQALGAEIEIAADRYMLRCRELVGADIFLDEMSVTGTEQAVIAATLARGTTIIRNAASEPHVQDVCRCLNAMGARISGIGSDTLVVEGVNALHGAEYTIGPDFMEVGSFIGLAAATRSAIRIKDARPEEHRITRITFNKLGVTWEVDGNDIVVPAEQALEIQDDLHGAIPKIDDRPWPGFPTDLMSIALVVATQARGTILIHEWMFENRLFFVDRLISMGARIVLCDPHRAVVVGPSQLHGEVLTSPDIRAGMALLIAALAAQGTSIIQNIGQIDRGYERIEERLRALGARIERRS is encoded by the coding sequence ATGGAGCATTTCGTAATCGAGGGTGGCTATCCGCTGCGCGGCACGATCACGCCGGTGGGCAACAAAAATGCGGCGTTGCCCCTGCTGGCCGTCGCGCTGCTGACCGATGAGCCGCTGATTCTGCATAACGTTCCGGACATCGGCGATGTGCGGACCAAGCTAGAACTGATCCGGCGCTTGGGCGTGGAGGCCACGCCGCTCGGCGCGTCGAGCTGGAAGCTGCAGGCGCGCGCGGTAGGTGACCGCCAGCCCGATGAGGAGCTGAGCCGACGCATTCGCACGGCGCCGCTGCTGGCCGGGCCGCTGCTGGCGCGGCGTGGCTATGTCACTATTCCACGGCCCGGCGGCGACCGCATCGGACGGCGGCGGCTGGATACCCACTTTCAAGCGCTGCAGGCGCTGGGCGCCGAGATCGAGATCGCCGCAGATCGCTACATGCTGCGCTGCCGTGAGCTGGTCGGCGCCGATATCTTTCTGGATGAGATGAGCGTCACCGGCACCGAGCAGGCGGTGATCGCCGCCACGCTAGCGCGCGGCACGACCATCATCCGCAACGCCGCATCGGAACCGCACGTGCAGGATGTCTGCCGCTGCCTGAACGCCATGGGCGCGCGCATCAGCGGTATCGGCAGCGACACCCTGGTGGTGGAGGGCGTGAACGCGCTGCACGGCGCCGAGTACACCATCGGTCCCGATTTCATGGAGGTCGGCTCCTTTATCGGCCTGGCCGCCGCCACGCGCAGCGCCATCCGCATTAAGGACGCACGCCCGGAAGAGCATCGCATCACGCGCATTACCTTCAACAAGCTGGGCGTTACCTGGGAAGTGGACGGCAACGATATCGTTGTGCCCGCCGAGCAGGCGCTGGAGATTCAGGACGATCTGCACGGCGCGATCCCCAAGATCGATGATCGGCCCTGGCCCGGCTTCCCCACCGATCTGATGAGTATCGCGCTGGTAGTTGCCACCCAGGCGCGCGGCACGATCCTGATCCACGAGTGGATGTTCGAAAACCGTCTCTTCTTTGTGGATCGCCTGATCAGCATGGGCGCGCGCATTGTGCTCTGCGATCCGCACCGCGCCGTGGTGGTGGGGCCCTCCCAATTGCACGGCGAAGTGCTGACCAGTCCCGACATTCGCGCGGGCATGGCCCTGCTGATCGCGGCCCTGGCGGCGCAGGGCACCAGCATCATCCAGAACATCGGCCAGATCGATCGCGGCTACGAACGCATCGAGGAGCGCCTGCGCGCGCTGGGTGCGCGCATCGAGCGGCGTAGTTGA
- a CDS encoding SH3 domain-containing protein gives MSWTRRPQAASTDPDPHNDDPLADKLRLHRPRRATDGTTEPIVPLPESGVHEQRTIVDNNLAGRARARRERQMRSPFQTQQLAQWVGDPQNSRRLLILGGGILAVLLLLVALSVYSRINTPLEVEGQTPTETLPGAGGAAPAEGLQSAPPAEGFQSAPPLPELSAPPVAAGAFVVSGTGNLGLFLRPEPSTNNTPLATLPEGTRVEWTGESHHDGMREWRKVRSELGEGWVAAEFLQPAP, from the coding sequence ATGAGCTGGACACGCCGACCCCAAGCGGCGAGCACCGATCCCGATCCGCACAACGACGATCCGCTCGCCGATAAGCTACGCCTGCATCGGCCACGGCGCGCAACCGACGGCACTACCGAGCCGATCGTGCCGCTGCCCGAGAGCGGTGTGCACGAGCAGCGCACGATCGTGGACAACAACCTGGCGGGGCGTGCCCGGGCCCGGCGCGAGCGGCAGATGCGTTCGCCGTTTCAAACCCAACAACTGGCGCAGTGGGTGGGCGATCCCCAGAACTCGCGCCGCCTGCTGATATTGGGTGGCGGCATACTAGCGGTATTACTGTTGCTTGTGGCGCTGAGCGTGTACAGCCGCATCAACACGCCGCTGGAGGTGGAAGGCCAGACGCCCACGGAGACGCTGCCGGGTGCAGGCGGCGCGGCGCCGGCGGAGGGCCTGCAGAGCGCACCGCCGGCGGAGGGTTTCCAGAGCGCGCCGCCGCTGCCCGAGCTCAGCGCGCCGCCGGTCGCCGCCGGTGCGTTTGTGGTGAGCGGCACTGGCAATCTGGGTCTGTTTCTACGGCCCGAACCGTCCACCAACAATACGCCGCTGGCGACATTGCCCGAGGGCACGCGCGTGGAGTGGACCGGCGAAAGCCACCACGATGGTATGCGCGAATGGCGCAAGGTGCGCAGCGAGCTGGGCGAGGGCTGGGTGGCCGCCGAGTTTCTACAACCTGCGCCCTGA
- a CDS encoding response regulator transcription factor: MATILLVEDERVLADTLRYNLEQQGYTVLTAGDGVQALATARQQSPDLIILDVMLPRLDGFSVCRILRGESDVPIIMLTARQDEIDRIAGLEFGADDYVVKPFSLGELLARVRAILRRGRQDPLNRREVLQAGELRVDTGSRRVWRGQQELTLSAKEFDLLACLMRHRGLALSRDLLLERVWGYDFLGDSRTVDVHVRWLREKIEPDPSQPIYIHTVRGTGYRFEAPVEQPNGA, encoded by the coding sequence ATGGCCACGATCCTTCTGGTTGAGGATGAGCGCGTGCTGGCCGACACGCTGCGCTATAACCTTGAACAACAGGGCTATACTGTGCTGACCGCAGGCGACGGCGTGCAGGCGCTGGCGACAGCCCGCCAGCAGTCGCCCGATCTAATCATCCTGGATGTGATGCTGCCACGGCTAGACGGCTTCTCGGTCTGCCGCATCCTGCGCGGCGAGTCGGACGTGCCGATCATCATGCTCACGGCGCGCCAGGATGAGATCGACCGTATCGCCGGGCTGGAGTTCGGCGCGGACGACTACGTTGTCAAACCCTTCAGCCTGGGCGAGCTGTTGGCACGCGTGCGGGCGATCCTGCGGCGCGGGCGGCAGGATCCGCTCAACCGACGCGAGGTGTTGCAAGCCGGCGAGCTGCGCGTTGATACCGGCTCGCGGCGCGTCTGGCGCGGGCAGCAGGAGCTCACGCTCTCGGCCAAAGAGTTCGATCTGCTGGCCTGCCTGATGCGCCACCGCGGCCTGGCCCTGTCGCGCGATCTGCTGCTCGAACGCGTCTGGGGCTACGATTTTCTGGGCGACTCGCGGACGGTCGATGTGCATGTGCGCTGGCTGCGCGAGAAGATCGAACCTGATCCCTCCCAGCCGATCTACATCCACACCGTGCGCGGCACGGGCTACCGCTTTGAAGCGCCCGTCGAGCAGCCCAACGGCGCCTGA
- the rlmD gene encoding 23S rRNA (uracil(1939)-C(5))-methyltransferase RlmD yields MMYHDQPTTWPDEIELELSGMAQGGAAVGRVAGRPVFAAGGLPGERVRVRLHERRAAFARGTVTQVLRAAPARRASPCPYEALCGAADWRWIDDAAQREFKASILRDQLRHLGGLEVEIAPPASVPAAETWNYRISAELHVRDRHIGYFRPGTRQVADTGTCCLHHPLINQALLALRPLLRDAVRLRTVTLRCSPATGETLAVLDGEGELLELARAWRRACPALVGVVHAPSRRVLQGRAWLEQQVAGLRFRVSADAFFQVNAAQTPRLVARVRELLAPTADARLLDLYCGVGLFALSLAPLVREVLGIEAWSPAVTDARTNARLNRSDHARFQAGPVERLLARLDGPFAYAVLDPPRRGCEPAALEALIALRPRRIVYVSCHPGTLARDCRRLAAAGYRPTHAEIIDMFPQTHHVESIVRLERDA; encoded by the coding sequence ATGATGTACCACGACCAGCCTACAACTTGGCCGGACGAGATCGAGCTTGAGCTGAGCGGCATGGCCCAGGGCGGCGCAGCGGTTGGCCGCGTGGCCGGGCGGCCCGTCTTTGCCGCCGGAGGGCTGCCCGGCGAGCGCGTGCGTGTGCGCCTGCACGAGCGCCGCGCTGCCTTTGCGCGCGGCACGGTGACCCAGGTGCTGCGTGCCGCCCCGGCGCGCCGCGCGTCGCCCTGCCCCTATGAAGCGCTGTGCGGCGCTGCCGACTGGCGCTGGATCGACGATGCCGCTCAGCGCGAGTTTAAGGCCAGTATCCTGCGCGATCAACTGCGCCACCTGGGCGGCCTGGAGGTGGAGATCGCGCCGCCCGCGTCCGTTCCCGCAGCGGAGACCTGGAACTACCGCATCAGCGCCGAGCTGCACGTCCGCGATCGCCACATCGGCTACTTCCGGCCTGGTACGCGCCAAGTGGCCGATACCGGAACGTGTTGCCTGCACCATCCGCTGATCAACCAGGCGCTGCTGGCGCTGCGTCCGCTGCTGCGCGATGCGGTCCGCCTGCGGACGGTGACGTTGCGCTGCAGCCCGGCCACGGGCGAGACGCTGGCCGTGCTCGACGGCGAAGGTGAGCTACTGGAGCTGGCGCGCGCCTGGCGCCGCGCCTGTCCAGCGCTGGTGGGGGTCGTGCATGCGCCAAGCCGGCGCGTGCTGCAGGGACGCGCCTGGCTGGAGCAGCAGGTCGCCGGGCTGCGCTTCCGCGTCTCGGCGGACGCCTTCTTTCAGGTCAACGCCGCGCAAACACCGCGGCTGGTCGCGCGCGTGCGCGAGCTGCTGGCGCCCACCGCCGACGCGCGTCTGCTGGATCTCTACTGCGGCGTGGGCCTGTTCGCCCTGTCGCTGGCACCGCTGGTGCGCGAAGTACTGGGCATCGAAGCCTGGTCGCCCGCGGTGACCGACGCGCGCACCAATGCGCGACTGAACCGCAGCGACCATGCACGCTTTCAGGCCGGGCCGGTGGAACGGCTCCTGGCGCGGCTGGACGGGCCGTTCGCCTATGCCGTGCTCGATCCGCCCCGGCGCGGCTGCGAGCCCGCGGCGCTAGAGGCATTGATCGCGCTGCGTCCACGCCGCATCGTGTATGTCTCCTGCCATCCCGGCACGCTGGCACGCGATTGCCGCCGCCTGGCCGCCGCCGGCTACCGCCCGACGCATGCCGAGATCATCGATATGTTCCCGCAGACGCACCACGTTGAGAGCATCGTGCGCCTGGAGCGCGACGCCTGA
- a CDS encoding YkvA family protein: protein MSRLARWRARARALRNELVALYLAYRDPRTPWYARLVAAGVLAYALSPIDLIPDPVPLLGYLDDLLLLPLGIALALRLIPPAVLADARATARSAAQQPRTLGWLGATGIALLWLAAMLAAGWLILRLTR, encoded by the coding sequence ATGAGCCGATTGGCACGCTGGCGCGCGCGCGCACGCGCCCTACGCAACGAACTGGTAGCGCTGTACCTCGCCTACCGCGATCCACGCACGCCGTGGTATGCGCGCCTGGTGGCAGCCGGGGTGCTGGCCTATGCCCTCAGCCCGATCGACCTGATTCCGGACCCGGTGCCGCTGCTGGGCTACCTCGATGACCTGCTGCTGCTGCCGCTGGGCATCGCCCTAGCCTTACGTCTGATCCCGCCGGCGGTCCTAGCTGACGCGCGCGCTACGGCGCGTAGCGCGGCACAACAGCCCCGCACGCTTGGCTGGCTGGGGGCGACGGGCATCGCCCTGCTCTGGCTGGCAGCCATGCTCGCGGCAGGCTGGCTGATCCTGCGGCTGACACGTTGA
- a CDS encoding PspC domain-containing protein, with protein MPPRLMRSRTDRMIAGVCGGLGQYFGVDPVIIRLIFVVLALTTFITPLLYLIFWVIMPEAPAMPAPRYDPLTGQPVPPPATGQTIGLGGAAPETTTTRGRQRTLGLLLLGIGALVLLNGIGEMLSHMLGFDLSDYLLPLLLIGLGVYLLRRR; from the coding sequence ATGCCACCACGACTGATGCGCTCACGCACCGACCGAATGATCGCCGGCGTCTGCGGCGGGCTGGGACAATATTTTGGCGTGGATCCGGTGATCATCCGGCTCATCTTTGTGGTGCTGGCGCTGACCACCTTTATCACGCCCTTGCTGTACTTGATCTTCTGGGTGATCATGCCGGAAGCGCCGGCTATGCCGGCGCCACGCTACGATCCGCTCACGGGGCAGCCGGTGCCGCCACCGGCGACTGGGCAGACGATCGGCCTGGGCGGTGCTGCGCCCGAGACGACCACCACGCGCGGACGGCAGCGTACCCTGGGACTGCTGTTGTTGGGCATCGGCGCGCTGGTGCTGCTCAACGGCATTGGCGAGATGCTTTCACACATGCTGGGCTTCGATCTGTCCGATTACCTGCTGCCGCTGCTGCTGATCGGCCTGGGCGTCTACCTGCTGCGGCGCCGTTGA
- a CDS encoding sigma-54-dependent transcriptional regulator yields MTTEQIQQRRILIADDDDGVRAVLRDLLAGEGYHVSEARSGTEVLTNLAAGNGYHLLLMDVRMPGLDGLEVLERLRKNNSDIGVIMITAHATSSVAIRAMQAGAFDYLLKPFEVDEVLVLVQRFFEHQELASKVKTLESQASDPRERMIGQSPAMQRIYKTIGRVAASDAPVLVTGETGTGKELVANVIHANSSRRNGPMISVNCAALPDTLLESELFGHEKGAFTSAVAQRKGRFELANNGTIFLDEVGELSLTAQKKLLRVLQEGTFERVGGTATIKVDVRVITATNRDLEEEVRKGTFREDLYYRLNVINIHMPPLRERKEDIPLLIEYFLNKYRYTPASPPTRISEEAIAKMMAYDWPGNVRQLENEIRRAVVYAQGKVITSDLLSLEPGRAVVEFDIAQAVRDRVPLEALLRDVERSMLSEALRQCDGDRSAAAERLGLTAAALDKRLKTYGLA; encoded by the coding sequence GTGACGACTGAGCAGATCCAGCAACGCCGTATCCTGATCGCCGATGACGACGACGGCGTGCGCGCCGTGCTGCGCGACCTGCTGGCGGGCGAGGGCTACCACGTCAGCGAAGCGCGCAGTGGCACCGAGGTGCTGACCAACCTGGCCGCCGGCAACGGCTACCATCTGCTGTTGATGGACGTGCGCATGCCCGGCCTGGATGGTCTGGAAGTGCTGGAGCGTCTGCGCAAGAACAACAGCGACATCGGCGTGATCATGATCACGGCGCATGCCACCTCGTCGGTGGCGATCCGCGCGATGCAGGCGGGCGCCTTCGACTACCTGCTGAAGCCCTTCGAGGTGGACGAGGTGCTGGTGCTGGTGCAGCGCTTCTTCGAGCACCAGGAACTGGCCTCCAAGGTCAAGACACTGGAGAGCCAGGCCAGCGATCCGCGCGAGCGCATGATCGGCCAATCGCCGGCAATGCAGCGCATCTATAAAACCATTGGCCGGGTGGCCGCCAGCGATGCACCCGTGCTGGTGACGGGCGAGACCGGCACCGGTAAGGAGCTGGTGGCCAACGTGATCCATGCCAACTCGTCGCGCCGCAACGGTCCGATGATCTCGGTCAACTGCGCGGCGCTGCCCGACACGCTGCTGGAGAGCGAGCTCTTCGGCCATGAAAAGGGCGCCTTTACCAGTGCTGTGGCGCAGCGCAAGGGCCGCTTCGAGCTGGCGAACAACGGCACGATCTTTCTGGACGAGGTCGGCGAGCTGTCGCTCACGGCGCAGAAGAAGCTGCTGCGTGTGCTGCAGGAGGGTACCTTCGAGCGCGTGGGCGGCACCGCTACGATCAAGGTGGATGTGCGCGTGATCACGGCGACCAACCGCGATCTGGAAGAAGAGGTACGCAAAGGAACCTTCCGCGAAGACCTCTACTACCGGCTCAACGTGATCAACATCCACATGCCGCCGCTGCGCGAGCGCAAGGAAGACATCCCGCTGCTGATCGAGTACTTCCTGAACAAGTATCGCTACACGCCCGCCTCGCCACCGACGCGCATCTCCGAGGAGGCCATCGCCAAGATGATGGCCTACGACTGGCCCGGCAACGTGCGCCAGTTGGAGAACGAGATCCGGCGCGCAGTGGTCTATGCCCAGGGCAAGGTGATCACCAGCGATCTGCTCTCGCTCGAGCCGGGCCGCGCGGTGGTTGAGTTCGATATTGCCCAGGCGGTGCGCGATCGCGTGCCGCTCGAAGCGCTGCTGCGTGATGTGGAGCGCAGCATGCTCAGCGAGGCGCTGCGCCAGTGCGATGGCGATCGCTCTGCCGCGGCAGAGCGCCTGGGCCTGACTGCTGCCGCGCTCGACAAGCGGCTCAAAACCTACGGCCTGGCCTGA